In the Helicoverpa armigera isolate CAAS_96S chromosome 15, ASM3070526v1, whole genome shotgun sequence genome, one interval contains:
- the LOC126055504 gene encoding F-box only protein 7-like, producing the protein MEWFCSRTWNKAIPPQFHKTLNALIETLIKPETLKRDFFFALLLIVVKENDFVQTGNTEIDVLDYILEKRKDGREVYEVTVILRPYLDTPANIIVCPLNDTLLINAYIDANKETYSLCLPINELFLTSALGIPSDFSNMSDLITTLREKIVLPVKSSILNYHCQPCGSLNGLPNDVLFHILIRLSLTDILSIAESCKKLNEVVKDENLWSRLFRRDFPRMRNNKEVDWRCIYKKAYKKNKKNAQKAHRGNVIEEIAEWPDFLPVRDSRWEVIL; encoded by the coding sequence ATGGAATGGTTCTGTAGTCGTACTTGGAATAAGGCGATCCCGCCCCAGTTCCACAAAACACTGAACGCATTGATAGAAACGTTAATCAAACCCGAAACTTTGAAACGAGACTTCTTCTTCGCTTTACTCCTCATTGTTGTCAAAGAAAATGATTTTGTGCAGACAGGGAATACAGAAATAGATGTACTTGATTACATATTGGAGAAACGAAAGGATGGGCGTGAAGTTTATGAAGTTACTGTCATATTAAGACCTTATTTAGATACACCGGCAAATATCATTGTATGTCCTTTGAATGATACTCTACTTATCAATGCATATATTGATGCTAATAAAGAAACGTATTCGCTATGTCTGCCTATTAATGAGCTCTTCTTAACATCAGCTTTGGGTATCCCATCAGATTTCTCTAATATGTCGGATCTCATAACAACTTTGAGAGAGAAAATTGTTCTACCCGTAAAGAGTAGTATCCTGAATTACCATTGTCAGCCTTGTGGCAGTCTGAACGGTCTACCTAACGATGTATTGTTTCATATTCTAATCCGACTTTCGCTCACTGATATTCTGAGCATAGCAGAATCTTGTAAGAAACTAAACGAGGTTGTAAAAGATGAAAACTTGTGGTCCCGTCTATTTAGAAGAGATTTTCCTAGAATGCGGAACAATAAGGAAGTTGATTGGCGCTGCATTTATAAAAAGgcttataagaaaaataaaaagaatgcTCAAAAGGCACATAGAGGTAACGTTATTGAAGAAATTGCTGAGTGGCCTGATTTCCTGCCTGTGCGAGATTCCAGGTGGGAGGTTATTCTCTGA